The Chitinophaga pinensis DSM 2588 region AAAGCGGCTGTTTTCTTTAATAATATGTCTGCGGCTTGCATCATCTTTTTCACACTTCCGCTTCATTCATTAGCAGCCAATAACCTAGGCACATAGCTTCTGTAAAGCGGATCTTTTGCCTAATAAGACGCATGTCGCTTCCTGCTTCTTCTATCTCTTCATGCCTGCGCTCGCACTCATCAACAGAAATAACCAAACACATCCTTCTACAAAGCTACTCTCTGCCTCTTTTATCTCTCTTTCACGCCTGCACTCGTTAACAGCGAATAACCAGACATACGCAAAGCGGATCTTTTATCCAATAAGACGTATGTCGTTCTCCTTTCCTTTTAATCATCACCACCTTCCTCACAAACAAAGAAGAACCTCACGCAACCACACCTTTTTAATCCCTCAGCTTATGCAAAAAAGTAGACAGTTTAAACAACAGTTCATCCTGCAAACCTGCACGTAACTTCGCCTCTTCATCCGTAATACCCAACTTACGCATCCGCTGATAATAACCATAAGAACCACCGATCAGTTCAAGACACTCTTCGATCTTTCCTCTGATCTCCGCTTCTTTACTCTTCTTATCATATTCCTTCCTGGAAAGGATCTTATCCACGAAGTACAGATTGTCCTTCGTCTCTACCCATTTACCCCTGGACTGATGTTGCGGTTTATACACCTCCAGGTGACAATCATCCAGCTGTAATACCTGACCAAATTCCGCTCTTACGTCAATTGCAATAGGTTTGTCTTTCTGTGCACCAGACAGTTTCTTTTTGATAAAAGCACCAATCTCTACACCCAGTTCGGCACTGGATTGCAACACCTGGTTCAACTGGGAAAACTCCATTACCATAGTAACACGGATATAGCGGCTGCCGGATTTCAGCTTACCAATGATACTAGGCATCTGCTGTTCATCAAACAGAATATCCTCTACCTGCAATTTGCTGACCATACGCAGATTAGGAGTATACCCCTCAGAAGCAGGCAGGGCTTTTTTCCCGGCTGCTTTTGCGTTCTGCTGTTTCAGAGACTGTTGCGCGTAATCATCTATAAAACGGAGCTCGTGGTCCTTCATACGATGATACAGTTCATGCGTATTATAGTTAACGATCTTTCCGAGTAACAGTATATCGTCCCAGACATCCGCGTATTGCACTTTCTTCAGTTCTTCGAGCACATCAACAGCAACGATATTCCTGCGATACAACAACTCTCCTATCAGGAAAACGGAATAGTCATTGACCGGGTACCCCAATTCAGGTAACAGGTCATATGGTGTTTTTTTCTGCTCCTTTGCCTGGTCCAGCTGTTCCAGGTCAGAGATCACGGGCGCCAGCAGGTACTTACGTGCCGCAGTCCGCAATTTCTTACTCACGTAATCAAGTAAATGATCATTCACTTCACGCTGGCTGACAAAGTCATGCAATATCTGCACAAAACGCTTGGAAGCAGGCAAGCCGAACTGTAGCAGAATATCATTCTCCATATCCAGCACACTTGCACCACCCGCCTGTTCCCGGCTGGTTTTACTCCGCGTTTCCTGCCGTTGGCAGCGCTGATAATATTCCTGTAATTTCAGTTTAAGCTTATCCATATATTTATCTGATTAAATCAACTTATAATGCCTTTCAGACCTTTCGGACAAAAGACTGTACCGTCCGTTTCCAGATCAGGGTCATAGCAATGCCAGCGGCAATGCAGACGCTGCTATAGCGAACACAATTGCTTGTTTTACAATAAGTTATTCAATGGGAGTAGTATAGCGATTCTAATGGGAAGAATGCAAATATACACATTTTGGGATTCCACCCCAATCTGCTCTGTAATCAAATTGTAAAGTGCCGGTTTAACGGATAGCGGCCTTTGCACGTTCCCAGAATGCCAGTCTGTCGTCATAACCATTCAAGCCACCGTTGATCTTGATCGTCAACCACTGGAATTTGTTGTAGATCTTACCTTTGAAGGTGGTTGTCCAGTTGTCGGACTGGTCCGCGATGTCGTTCAGGCCCTTATAAACGGTCCAGAACCAGCAGGCAGACGCGACTGCATACTGTGGGGTCACCAGGAGGTCAGAGCTGTCCTGAAAAGTCTTTTTATCACCGGTCAGGGCCTTACTGCAATCACCATAGGTCTTCCGGCCGGTCAACTGTATAAGCCCCCTGCCACGGAAGCGCCAGCCATCTCCGCTTTCTTCAGGTCCATTCCCTAAGCGGCTGGCATATACCCTGTTAGCGATCTTTTCCGGTTTTCCGGCATACGGCTGTGCTGCAGCCACGTCAGGAAAATACTTGGGGAATACCTTCACCAGTCTTTCGGCTTTGTAATTCAGGTTTTCGGTCACAACACTAAATTGACCGCTTTCATGGGCCAGGTGTGCCAGGAATGCGCAACCTCTTGCAGGCGTATTGATTTGATATACAGGCATTTCCTGAATCAGATAGGGAAGGTATTGCTGGATATTGGCGGGCGTAGCCGCAGGCATAACAGCCTTTAATTGTTCGCTGGTAATAGTCATGAGGTTTCTGAGATTAACACTACAAATGTAATGTTAAACGTACTCACCAGGCACGAAATCTTCGTCCTCGTTATATAAAACAGAATGCTCCTCCCATTGCTCCCTGAATGTGATATTCAGGGTTAATCCACTACTATTCTTCAGTTCCAGACTGCCGTCCAGCTGTTGTGTCAGGGTATCGATCAGACTCATACCAAAAGAGCCCTTTTTACGCTGTGTCCGGAAATCAGCGGGTAGTCCGATTCCGTCGTCAGCAACACTCAGGAGGAACATCCTTTCGGGCAACTGTTTCAGCAATACATGGATATTCCCCTTCCCCTTCTCAGGAAATGCATACTTAATGGCGTTGGTAATGGCTTCATTGAGCAGCAGACCAACCGGCGTTGCCTGTGATACGTCCAGCAATACCGGCGCTATTTCCATATGAAAACGGATATCATCCATACAGTCACATCCCAGGCGCAGATTACCAACCAGTTCATTGATATAACAGGGCATATCGATCAAACCGGCATTTTCCACCTGGTACAATTTCTGGTGCAACAGCGCAATCGCCTGCATAC contains the following coding sequences:
- a CDS encoding glycoside hydrolase family 19 protein — translated: MTITSEQLKAVMPAATPANIQQYLPYLIQEMPVYQINTPARGCAFLAHLAHESGQFSVVTENLNYKAERLVKVFPKYFPDVAAAQPYAGKPEKIANRVYASRLGNGPEESGDGWRFRGRGLIQLTGRKTYGDCSKALTGDKKTFQDSSDLLVTPQYAVASACWFWTVYKGLNDIADQSDNWTTTFKGKIYNKFQWLTIKINGGLNGYDDRLAFWERAKAAIR